From a single Nothobranchius furzeri strain GRZ-AD chromosome 9, NfurGRZ-RIMD1, whole genome shotgun sequence genomic region:
- the spi1b gene encoding transcription factor PU.1b isoform X1, with the protein MLHPYRMESYLIPPHAEEMYESEIYRHPEYYNPYVLDAEIQADNMAAVTYFKLSGGASELASGADRYHWDYHAHPHMHPVEFESLQESSFTELQSVQALHPPGLIRCDTESLFEPNLGAHTHVLQQPQVFFSRSMFQPHASQPSSDDEEHRGRSPPLEVSDEESARDRVPYVTSGDLSNKKKIRLYQFLLDLLRNGDMKDSIWWVDRDKGTFQFSSKHKEALAHRWGIQKGNRKKMTYQKMARALRNYGKTGEVKKIKKKLTYQFSDEVLGKNHLERKSYI; encoded by the exons ATGTTGCATCCATACAGAATGGAGAGCTACCTCATCCCTCCT CACGCAGAAGAAATGTACGAGTCTGAGATCTACAGACATCCAGAATATTATAATCCTTATGTATTAGATGCTGAAATCCAGGCAG ATAACATGGCTGCTGTGACATATTTCAAACTGAGTGGAGGTGCGTCTGAACTAGCATCAGGAGCTGACAGAT ATCACTGGGACTACCATGCACACCCTCACATGCACCCGGTAGAgtttgaaagcctccaggagtccAGCTTCACGGAGCTGCAGAGCGTGCAGGCTCTCCACCCGCCTGGCCTCATACGATGCGACACAGAAAGCCTGTTCGAGCCGAATCTTGGTGCTCATACACACGTGTTGCAGCAACCG CAGGTGTTCTTCTCCCGAAGCATGTTCCAACCTCACGCATCTCAGCCCAGTTCTGATGATGAAGAACACAGAGGGCGAAGTCCCCCGTTGGAGGTATCCGATGAAGAGAGCGCGAGAGACCGAGTTCCTTACGTCACATCAGGAGATCTGA GTAACAAAAAGAAAATTCGTCTGTACCAGTTTCTGTTGGACCTCTTAAGAAATGGGGATATGAAGGACAGTATCTGGTGGGTGGACAGAGACAAGGGGACATTCCAGTTTTCGTCCAAACACAAAGAGGCCCTTGCTCATCGCTGGGGAATCCAGAAGGGAAACCGCAAAAAAATGACCTACCAAAAGATGGCCCGTGCCTTGCGCAACTACGGCAAAACTGGAGAGGTCAAAAAGATCAAGAAGAAGCTGACGTACCAGTTCAGCGATGAAGTTCTGGGAAAGAATCATCTGGAAAGAAAATCGTACATTTAG
- the spi1b gene encoding transcription factor PU.1b isoform X2, producing the protein MLHPYRMESYLIPPHAEEMYESEIYRHPEYYNPYVLDAEIQADNMAAVTYFKLSGGASELASGADRYHWDYHAHPHMHPVEFESLQESSFTELQSVQALHPPGLIRCDTESLFEPNLGAHTHVLQQPVFFSRSMFQPHASQPSSDDEEHRGRSPPLEVSDEESARDRVPYVTSGDLSNKKKIRLYQFLLDLLRNGDMKDSIWWVDRDKGTFQFSSKHKEALAHRWGIQKGNRKKMTYQKMARALRNYGKTGEVKKIKKKLTYQFSDEVLGKNHLERKSYI; encoded by the exons ATGTTGCATCCATACAGAATGGAGAGCTACCTCATCCCTCCT CACGCAGAAGAAATGTACGAGTCTGAGATCTACAGACATCCAGAATATTATAATCCTTATGTATTAGATGCTGAAATCCAGGCAG ATAACATGGCTGCTGTGACATATTTCAAACTGAGTGGAGGTGCGTCTGAACTAGCATCAGGAGCTGACAGAT ATCACTGGGACTACCATGCACACCCTCACATGCACCCGGTAGAgtttgaaagcctccaggagtccAGCTTCACGGAGCTGCAGAGCGTGCAGGCTCTCCACCCGCCTGGCCTCATACGATGCGACACAGAAAGCCTGTTCGAGCCGAATCTTGGTGCTCATACACACGTGTTGCAGCAACCG GTGTTCTTCTCCCGAAGCATGTTCCAACCTCACGCATCTCAGCCCAGTTCTGATGATGAAGAACACAGAGGGCGAAGTCCCCCGTTGGAGGTATCCGATGAAGAGAGCGCGAGAGACCGAGTTCCTTACGTCACATCAGGAGATCTGA GTAACAAAAAGAAAATTCGTCTGTACCAGTTTCTGTTGGACCTCTTAAGAAATGGGGATATGAAGGACAGTATCTGGTGGGTGGACAGAGACAAGGGGACATTCCAGTTTTCGTCCAAACACAAAGAGGCCCTTGCTCATCGCTGGGGAATCCAGAAGGGAAACCGCAAAAAAATGACCTACCAAAAGATGGCCCGTGCCTTGCGCAACTACGGCAAAACTGGAGAGGTCAAAAAGATCAAGAAGAAGCTGACGTACCAGTTCAGCGATGAAGTTCTGGGAAAGAATCATCTGGAAAGAAAATCGTACATTTAG
- the spi1b gene encoding transcription factor PU.1b isoform X3 yields the protein MLHPYRMESYLIPPHAEEMYESEIYRHPEYYNPYVLDAEIQADHWDYHAHPHMHPVEFESLQESSFTELQSVQALHPPGLIRCDTESLFEPNLGAHTHVLQQPQVFFSRSMFQPHASQPSSDDEEHRGRSPPLEVSDEESARDRVPYVTSGDLSNKKKIRLYQFLLDLLRNGDMKDSIWWVDRDKGTFQFSSKHKEALAHRWGIQKGNRKKMTYQKMARALRNYGKTGEVKKIKKKLTYQFSDEVLGKNHLERKSYI from the exons ATGTTGCATCCATACAGAATGGAGAGCTACCTCATCCCTCCT CACGCAGAAGAAATGTACGAGTCTGAGATCTACAGACATCCAGAATATTATAATCCTTATGTATTAGATGCTGAAATCCAGGCAG ATCACTGGGACTACCATGCACACCCTCACATGCACCCGGTAGAgtttgaaagcctccaggagtccAGCTTCACGGAGCTGCAGAGCGTGCAGGCTCTCCACCCGCCTGGCCTCATACGATGCGACACAGAAAGCCTGTTCGAGCCGAATCTTGGTGCTCATACACACGTGTTGCAGCAACCG CAGGTGTTCTTCTCCCGAAGCATGTTCCAACCTCACGCATCTCAGCCCAGTTCTGATGATGAAGAACACAGAGGGCGAAGTCCCCCGTTGGAGGTATCCGATGAAGAGAGCGCGAGAGACCGAGTTCCTTACGTCACATCAGGAGATCTGA GTAACAAAAAGAAAATTCGTCTGTACCAGTTTCTGTTGGACCTCTTAAGAAATGGGGATATGAAGGACAGTATCTGGTGGGTGGACAGAGACAAGGGGACATTCCAGTTTTCGTCCAAACACAAAGAGGCCCTTGCTCATCGCTGGGGAATCCAGAAGGGAAACCGCAAAAAAATGACCTACCAAAAGATGGCCCGTGCCTTGCGCAACTACGGCAAAACTGGAGAGGTCAAAAAGATCAAGAAGAAGCTGACGTACCAGTTCAGCGATGAAGTTCTGGGAAAGAATCATCTGGAAAGAAAATCGTACATTTAG